A stretch of the Orcinus orca chromosome 1, mOrcOrc1.1, whole genome shotgun sequence genome encodes the following:
- the TAF12 gene encoding transcription initiation factor TFIID subunit 12 isoform X2 encodes MNQFGPSALINLSNFSSIKPEPASTPPQGSMANSTTVVKIPGTPGTGGRLSPENNQVLTKKKLQDLVREVDPNEQLDEDVEEMLLQIADDFIESVVTAACQLARHRKSSTLEVKDVQLHLERQWNMWIPGFGSEEIRPYKKACTTEAHKQRMALIRKTTKK; translated from the exons ATGAACCAGTTTGGCCCCTCAGCCCTAATCAACCTGTCCAATTTCTCATCAATAAAACCGGAACCAGCTAGCACCCCTCCACAAGGCTCCATGGCCAATAGCACTACAGTGGTAAAGATCCCAGGCACTCCTGGGACAGGAGGGCGTCTCAGCCCTGAAAACAATCAG GTATTGACCAAGAAGAAATTACAAGACTTAGTAAGAGAAGTGGATCCTAATGAGCAACTGGATGAAGATGTGGAGGAG atgcTGCTGCAGATTGCTGATGATTTTATCGAGAGCGTGGTGACAGCAGCGTGCCAGCTTGCTCGGCATCGCAAGTCCAGCACCCTGGAGGTGAAAGATGTCCAGCTGCATCTAG AACGCCAGTGGAACATGTGGATCCCAGGGTTTGGCTCTGAAGAAATACGACCCTACAAAAAAGCTTGCACCACAGAAGCTCACAAACAG aGAATGGCATTGATCCGGAAAACAACCAAGAAATAA
- the RAB42 gene encoding ras-related protein Rab-42 — protein sequence MEAGGCRYQFRIALLGDAAVGKTSLLRRYVAGAPGIPEPEPELESVPTVGVEFYSRTLQLRAGPRVKLQLWDTAGQERFRCITRSFYRNVVGVLLVFDVTNRKSFEHIQDWHQEVMATQGPDKAIFLLVGHKSDLQSTRCVSAQEAEELAASLGMAFMETSAKNNCNVDLAFNTLTDAIQQALQQGDIKLEDDWGGVRLIQNTQIPRPPSSTQHPGPCKC from the exons ATGGAGGCGGGGGGCTGCCGCTACCAGTTTCGGATCGCGCTGCTGGGGGACGCGGCCGTGGGCAAGACGTCGCTGCTGCGGCGCTACGTGGCGGGCGCGCCTGGGATCCCGGAACCCGAGCCGGAGCTCGAGTCGGTGCCCACGGTGGGCGTCGAGTTCTACAGCCGCACTCTGCAGCTGCGGGCCGGGCCGCGCGTGAAGCTGCAGCTCTGGGACACGGCGGGCCAAGAGCGCTTCAG GTGCATCACCAGGTCCTTTTACCGGAATGTGGTGGGTGTCCTGCTGGTCTTTGATGTGACAAACAGGAAGTCCTTTGAACACATCCAAGACTGGCACCAGGAGGTCATGGCCACTCAGGGCCCCGACAAGGCGATCTTCCTGCTGGTTGGCCACAAGAGTGACCTGCAGAGCACCCGTTGTGTCTCGGCCCAGGAGGCAGAGGAGCTGGCTGCTTCCCTGGGCATGGCCTTCATGGAGACCTCCGCCAAAAATAACTGCAACGTGGACCTGGCCTTCAACACCCTCACTGATGCCATCCAGCAGGCCCTGCAGCAGGGGGACATCAAACTGGAGGACGACTGGGGGGGTGTCCGGCTCATCCAGAACACCCAAATCCCCAGGCCCCCCAGCAGCACACAGCACCCGGGCCCATGCAAGTGTTGA
- the TAF12 gene encoding transcription initiation factor TFIID subunit 12 isoform X1, protein MAASRFTGLTAVADVIKDLDTQIALIGLGPHSSKKKQDLDKLYELKSKARQIMNQFGPSALINLSNFSSIKPEPASTPPQGSMANSTTVVKIPGTPGTGGRLSPENNQVLTKKKLQDLVREVDPNEQLDEDVEEMLLQIADDFIESVVTAACQLARHRKSSTLEVKDVQLHLERQWNMWIPGFGSEEIRPYKKACTTEAHKQRMALIRKTTKK, encoded by the exons ATGGCTGCCTCTCGTTTCACCGGGCTCACAGCCGTTGCTGATGTAATTAAAGATCTAGACACTCAGATAGCT TTGATTGGCCTTGGTCCTCATAGCTCCAAAAAGAAACAAGATCTCGATAAGCTCTATGAGCTGAAGTCCAAAGCGCGGCAGATTATGAACCAGTTTGGCCCCTCAGCCCTAATCAACCTGTCCAATTTCTCATCAATAAAACCGGAACCAGCTAGCACCCCTCCACAAGGCTCCATGGCCAATAGCACTACAGTGGTAAAGATCCCAGGCACTCCTGGGACAGGAGGGCGTCTCAGCCCTGAAAACAATCAG GTATTGACCAAGAAGAAATTACAAGACTTAGTAAGAGAAGTGGATCCTAATGAGCAACTGGATGAAGATGTGGAGGAG atgcTGCTGCAGATTGCTGATGATTTTATCGAGAGCGTGGTGACAGCAGCGTGCCAGCTTGCTCGGCATCGCAAGTCCAGCACCCTGGAGGTGAAAGATGTCCAGCTGCATCTAG AACGCCAGTGGAACATGTGGATCCCAGGGTTTGGCTCTGAAGAAATACGACCCTACAAAAAAGCTTGCACCACAGAAGCTCACAAACAG aGAATGGCATTGATCCGGAAAACAACCAAGAAATAA